The following coding sequences lie in one Sphaerochaeta sp. genomic window:
- a CDS encoding rhamnogalacturonan acetylesterase, translated as MGTVFLLGDSTCATKMPNAWPEAGWGMCFAPFLAWGWRLDNRAVNGLSSRLALSGGVFERLASSLSSGDWVVIQFGHNEDKPDEARHTWPWTTYGENLAYMITRIRMKGAFPVLLSSIERRRFREGKAYDTLGEYPWAMAAVAVRLGVPFFDLTTPTLHLLDALGEEASRRLFNQGIWPNYPDGVEDNTHLSLYGAECIAGMAARLLSSLPFINSDMR; from the coding sequence ATGGGTACCGTATTTCTTCTGGGAGACTCCACCTGCGCGACGAAGATGCCAAATGCGTGGCCGGAGGCCGGCTGGGGGATGTGTTTCGCTCCATTCCTCGCCTGGGGCTGGCGGTTGGACAACCGCGCCGTCAATGGGCTGAGCAGCCGTCTGGCGCTCTCTGGCGGAGTGTTTGAACGTCTTGCTTCTTCTCTTTCCTCCGGGGATTGGGTGGTCATCCAGTTCGGCCACAATGAGGACAAACCGGATGAGGCACGCCACACCTGGCCATGGACCACCTATGGGGAGAATCTGGCGTATATGATCACCCGGATCCGGATGAAGGGTGCGTTTCCCGTCCTGCTTTCCTCCATCGAACGAAGAAGATTTCGGGAGGGGAAAGCGTACGATACCCTGGGGGAATACCCCTGGGCGATGGCCGCCGTCGCGGTTCGTCTGGGCGTCCCGTTCTTCGATCTCACCACCCCGACGCTCCACCTGCTGGATGCGCTTGGGGAAGAGGCAAGCCGAAGGTTGTTCAACCAGGGGATCTGGCCCAACTATCCCGATGGCGTGGAGGACAACACCCACCTTTCCCTGTATGGGGCGGAGTGCATCGCCGGGATGGCGGCGCGTCTGCTTTCTTCCCTTCCATTCATCAACAGCGACATGAGATGA
- the nifJ gene encoding pyruvate:ferredoxin (flavodoxin) oxidoreductase encodes MGNKKLVTIDGNTAAAQIAYAFSEVAAIYPITPSSPMGEYADSWAAAGRKNLWGKKVEIMEMQSEAGAAGAVHGSLAAGALTTTFTASQGLLLMIPNMYKIAGEMIPTVFHVSARSLAAQSLSIFGDHSDVMACRSTGFAMTVGGSIQETMDMALVAHLSTLEAQVPFLNFFDGFRTSHEYETVEDISYEDIKPLVNEEYIERFRARAQRPEHPMLKVASQNEDVYFQGRETVNKYYDAVPGIVQKYMDEVAKVTGRQYHLFDYVGDPDATDMVIVMGSGASTMTWASKYLNEHGRKTGVMKVRLYRPFKADAFVNAIPKSVKRIAVLDRTKEPGSLGEPLYLDVVTALEQMGRKDILVIGGRFGLSSKDFPPSHAVAVYDHLASNDPFGNFTVGINDDVTHHSIPVGDPIDVAPKGVVACMFWGLGSDGTVGANKNSVKIIGDNTKMNAQAYFAYDSKKSGGITVSHLRFGEGNLDMPWLIDRADFVACHNPAYVGRYDMLAPLKDGGVFLLNSQVPSDKVFETLTKEMQEQIIKKHIHFYSIDALAISEKVGLGSRINTVMQAAFFAISKVIPDQKEAIDLIKHYIEKTFSKKGESIVKMNWAAVDAASDALKEIPVPAKPTKWYEPAPLIGKDASTYAKDVMLPIMHMKGNDIPVSAMSFDGAVPTATAKLEKRGVAPFVPEWISSNCIQCNQCVQACPHAAIRVKQITPEDLAKAPKNFDTLVSSFKNDKNLRFRIQVYPEDCQGCGVCVETCLGFNKATKTKEKALKFVPLAQARADGQDEASQFFDSLPYLTDGSDVKTIKGLQLRQPLFEFSGACAGCGETPYIKMATQICGERMIVANATGCSSIYSGTFPVTAYAKRPDGRGPAWGNSLFEDNAEYGLGMRLAVDSNRHQLKIYIDQFKAMPDADKDLLAAIAKNEELWDDTTEASIDAQEATQKVLAEAVKKAKTPEMKYILSKLTELQDYFSDKTVFIIGGDGWAYDIGYGGVDHVVASGRNVKILVLDTEVYSNTGGQASKSTPLAAVAKFAASGKKLGKKNMGFMCMSYGYVYVASIALGANRNQAQQVMQEAIAYNGPAIIFCYAPCKEQGVKDMRYSQEEEKKAVECGYWPLYRYNPDKPEGEKFKWETAPATKPYQDFLDGEVRYASLRKVNPAQADELFAKAAEDAKHRLSFYEKVGPLM; translated from the coding sequence ATGGGTAACAAGAAATTGGTTACTATCGATGGCAATACCGCTGCCGCGCAGATTGCATACGCCTTCAGCGAAGTTGCCGCGATCTACCCGATCACCCCGAGTTCCCCGATGGGGGAATATGCGGATTCTTGGGCCGCTGCCGGTCGCAAGAACCTGTGGGGTAAGAAGGTGGAGATCATGGAGATGCAGTCCGAGGCTGGTGCCGCTGGTGCGGTGCATGGTTCTCTCGCTGCTGGTGCACTGACCACCACGTTTACCGCCAGCCAGGGATTGTTGCTGATGATTCCGAATATGTACAAGATCGCCGGTGAAATGATTCCGACCGTCTTCCACGTGTCCGCTCGTTCATTGGCCGCGCAGTCCCTTTCCATCTTCGGTGACCATAGTGATGTCATGGCGTGCCGGAGCACCGGATTCGCGATGACGGTCGGCGGCAGTATCCAGGAAACCATGGATATGGCGCTTGTCGCTCATCTTTCCACGTTGGAAGCGCAGGTTCCGTTCCTCAACTTCTTTGATGGGTTCCGCACCTCCCACGAGTACGAGACCGTCGAGGATATTTCGTATGAGGACATCAAGCCGCTGGTCAACGAGGAATACATCGAGCGGTTCCGCGCTCGCGCCCAGCGCCCGGAGCATCCGATGCTCAAGGTCGCTTCGCAGAACGAGGATGTCTATTTCCAGGGCCGTGAAACGGTGAACAAGTACTATGACGCCGTTCCTGGCATCGTACAGAAATACATGGACGAAGTCGCCAAGGTCACCGGCCGGCAGTATCATCTGTTCGACTATGTCGGAGATCCGGACGCGACGGATATGGTCATCGTCATGGGCAGTGGAGCCAGCACGATGACATGGGCAAGCAAGTACCTCAACGAGCATGGTCGGAAGACCGGTGTGATGAAGGTCAGGCTGTATCGCCCGTTCAAGGCGGATGCGTTCGTCAACGCCATCCCCAAGAGCGTCAAGCGGATCGCTGTCCTGGATCGCACCAAGGAACCGGGCAGCCTCGGCGAGCCGTTGTACCTGGATGTCGTCACCGCTCTGGAGCAGATGGGCCGCAAGGACATTCTGGTCATCGGCGGACGCTTCGGTCTGTCCAGCAAGGACTTCCCGCCCAGCCACGCCGTGGCGGTGTATGACCACCTGGCCAGCAATGATCCGTTCGGCAACTTCACCGTCGGCATCAACGACGATGTGACGCATCATTCCATCCCCGTCGGGGATCCGATTGATGTCGCTCCGAAGGGCGTCGTTGCCTGTATGTTCTGGGGCCTTGGCTCCGACGGAACGGTCGGCGCGAACAAGAACTCGGTAAAGATCATCGGCGACAACACCAAGATGAACGCCCAGGCGTACTTCGCCTACGACTCGAAGAAGTCCGGCGGTATCACCGTCAGCCATCTTCGCTTCGGTGAGGGCAACCTGGACATGCCGTGGTTGATCGACCGCGCCGATTTCGTCGCGTGCCACAACCCCGCCTATGTCGGCCGCTATGATATGCTCGCCCCGTTGAAGGACGGTGGTGTGTTCCTGCTGAACAGCCAGGTGCCTTCGGACAAGGTGTTCGAGACGCTGACCAAAGAGATGCAGGAGCAGATCATCAAGAAGCACATCCACTTCTACAGCATCGACGCGCTCGCCATCAGCGAGAAGGTCGGCCTTGGTTCGAGGATCAACACCGTCATGCAGGCGGCGTTCTTCGCCATCTCCAAGGTGATTCCCGACCAGAAGGAAGCCATCGACCTGATCAAGCATTACATCGAGAAGACCTTCTCCAAGAAAGGAGAGTCGATCGTCAAGATGAACTGGGCCGCGGTTGACGCCGCCAGCGATGCGTTGAAGGAAATCCCCGTTCCGGCCAAGCCGACCAAGTGGTATGAGCCCGCGCCGTTGATCGGAAAGGATGCCTCCACCTACGCCAAGGACGTCATGCTGCCGATCATGCACATGAAGGGTAACGATATCCCCGTTTCCGCGATGAGCTTCGATGGTGCCGTTCCGACGGCCACCGCAAAGCTGGAGAAGCGTGGTGTCGCGCCGTTCGTACCTGAGTGGATCAGCTCCAACTGTATCCAGTGCAACCAGTGCGTACAGGCTTGTCCGCACGCGGCGATCCGTGTCAAGCAGATCACCCCGGAGGATCTGGCCAAGGCGCCGAAGAACTTCGATACGCTGGTCTCTTCGTTCAAGAACGACAAGAACCTTCGCTTCCGCATTCAGGTGTATCCTGAGGATTGCCAGGGATGCGGCGTTTGTGTCGAGACCTGCTTGGGCTTCAACAAGGCCACCAAGACCAAGGAGAAGGCCCTGAAGTTCGTCCCGCTCGCTCAGGCCCGTGCTGACGGTCAGGATGAGGCGAGCCAGTTCTTTGACAGCCTGCCGTACCTGACGGACGGTTCTGATGTGAAGACCATCAAGGGTCTGCAGCTCAGACAGCCGTTGTTCGAGTTCAGCGGTGCGTGCGCTGGATGCGGAGAGACGCCGTACATCAAGATGGCGACCCAGATCTGCGGAGAGCGGATGATCGTCGCCAACGCGACCGGTTGTTCCTCCATCTACAGCGGCACCTTCCCGGTAACCGCCTATGCCAAGCGCCCGGATGGCCGTGGTCCCGCATGGGGCAACAGCTTGTTCGAGGATAACGCCGAGTACGGTCTGGGTATGCGCCTTGCCGTGGACAGCAACCGCCACCAGCTGAAGATCTACATCGACCAGTTCAAGGCGATGCCGGATGCTGACAAAGACCTGCTGGCTGCCATCGCCAAGAACGAGGAGCTGTGGGACGATACGACGGAGGCTTCCATCGACGCTCAGGAAGCGACCCAGAAGGTTCTCGCCGAAGCGGTGAAGAAGGCCAAGACGCCGGAGATGAAGTACATCCTCTCCAAGCTCACCGAGCTGCAGGATTACTTCTCCGACAAGACGGTGTTCATCATCGGTGGTGATGGATGGGCATACGATATCGGATACGGCGGCGTCGACCACGTCGTGGCCAGCGGCCGGAACGTGAAGATTCTGGTACTGGACACCGAGGTGTACTCCAACACCGGCGGGCAGGCTTCCAAGTCCACGCCGCTTGCGGCAGTCGCGAAGTTCGCGGCCAGCGGCAAGAAGCTGGGCAAGAAGAACATGGGCTTCATGTGCATGAGCTACGGCTATGTGTACGTGGCGTCCATCGCTCTGGGTGCCAACCGCAACCAGGCCCAGCAGGTGATGCAGGAAGCGATCGCCTACAATGGCCCGGCCATCATCTTCTGCTATGCTCCGTGCAAGGAACAGGGCGTGAAGGATATGCGCTACAGCCAGGAAGAAGAGAAGAAGGCTGTGGAGTGCGGATACTGGCCGTTGTACCGCTACAACCCGGACAAGCCCGAAGGGGAGAAGTTCAAGTGGGAGACCGCTCCTGCAACCAAACCCTATCAGGACTTCCTGGATGGAGAGGTACGGTACGCTTCGCTTCGCAAGGTCAACCCCGCGCAGGCGGACGAACTCTTCGCAAAGGCAGCCGAGGATGCAAAGCATCGCTTGAGCTTCTACGAGAAAGTCGGACCGCTGATGTAA